The genome window TATGCTTTTTTGCATTACTTCTGTTTCTTTTATCTTTATACAAGGAATCCCACGAAGTTCCCATACTGTCTTTAAACCGGAAACACCTGTAATTTTTAGGATGCGTTCATCATTTATATCCCGCATATCTTTTGCCGTTCTAATTCTGTTTTTTATTAATCGCTCTGCAAACTTTTTCCCTACTCCCCAAATATCATTTATAGAGACATTTGCCAAAAACATATCTTTTTCCGCAGAAGATAGAGATAAAAGGTTATACCATCCTTTCGTTTCCTCATGTTTTTTAGCATATTCAGCGGCGAGTTTAGCAAGAGTTTTCGATGTAGCTGCACCTATGGAAATAGGGATTCCGGCCCATCGGTAGACTTGATCGCGTATATAAGCTAACGTTTTCGATAACTGAGAGCGACTCGACAAATCTAACGTTAAAAAGGCTTCATCTATAGAGTATTTCTCTAAAAAGGGTGTATTCTGACCCAAGATAGCCATCACCCTTTCAGAAATATCATGATAAAGTTCGAAATTACTTGAAAAAACTGTAATCCCATAATGACGACAAGCATTTTCTATTTGAAAGAAAGGAACTCCCATAGAAATACCCAGCGCTTTAGCTTCATTAGAACGGGAAACAACACATCCATCATTACTAGAAAGCACTATAACTGGTCTATTTTGTAGATCTGGTCTGTAAAGCTTTTCACATGAAACAAAAAAATTATTACAATCACAGAGAATTATTGGCTTCATATGTTCCTGCTTCATGACAAAACCACGTCACAACCCCCCAAATGTCTTCTTCTTTTATATTCTTAAAAGAAATTCGTTTAAAACCCTGATTCTCATCATAGACAACAACTTGATCCCCCGAAGAAGGCCGAATAGAACGATCAACGATACATATTGTTGTGTCTTCTCTAAATAAAAAAGTAGCAAGAGGTGTGGGAATAAGAATATTTAACAGTTCTTCATGTATAGACGGTGGTTTCTTATCCGTTCGAGTAAATTGTATTCCCATGTTAGTATCCCTCCCTCCATGTTTATTAAATTCCTCTTTTAGGTATGACGCTTACTGACATAACCTTTCCACAAATTCTAAAAAAATCCATATTCCCGGCATCCATTTCTTCTGCAATCTCTTCTTTGGAAATAATAATTGGCGGATACTTGCCAGGATTAGAAGAACGCAATTCGATATGATCTTTATATTCGTAATACCATTTAACTGCCAAATCTCCACGACGTCCCCATTTAACTAGAATAGAATCACCGTTATAGACAGGCTCTTCAGGGTTAATGGTGATACGAGCTCCATCTGGGATTCCAGCCTCCTGCATGCTGTCTCCCTCAACTTTAACGGCATAGGGGCGTTGTTCTCCTATTCGTCCAAGATCATCTTTCGCAACAAATAGAGAAGTGGAGGATTCAGGAATAACGTCGTCCATATCTCCAAACCCCCACCCCGCACAAGCAACAAGGGAAGAATCCAATAGAGGAACCGCTACGACAGCTTCTTTTTCAAAATTCCAAAGTGAACCATCAGCGTTATCACATGTTTCTTCTCCCATCAGATAACCTACAGTTGTATCTAGTGTCTCGGCAAGTGCCGACAAATGAGAGGCGTCTGGCAAACGTCTTTCTTTTTCCCAACGAAGAATAGTATGAAAAGAAACGTGTATCATTTCAGCAAGTTCAATTTGAGTAAACCCTCTCTT of Aminobacterium sp. MB27-C1 contains these proteins:
- a CDS encoding Y-family DNA polymerase; protein product: MKPIILCDCNNFFVSCEKLYRPDLQNRPVIVLSSNDGCVVSRSNEAKALGISMGVPFFQIENACRHYGITVFSSNFELYHDISERVMAILGQNTPFLEKYSIDEAFLTLDLSSRSQLSKTLAYIRDQVYRWAGIPISIGAATSKTLAKLAAEYAKKHEETKGWYNLLSLSSAEKDMFLANVSINDIWGVGKKFAERLIKNRIRTAKDMRDINDERILKITGVSGLKTVWELRGIPCIKIKETEVMQKSIQVSRSFGREVRNYNDLETAITYFVSSAGIRLRQEGALASEINIFIATNRFLPSFYSNSIEIAAPYPTNYTPDLIKLALTGLAQIYKDGLCYVKAGVILAKLISQNYRQEYLFEDLSKVSQKKKQTLMKVIDRINMNFRKNIITPAIFYSEPEKNWVPRSDRKSPSYTTRWEDIPSLKAGN
- a CDS encoding LexA family transcriptional regulator; its protein translation is MFSGDKLAELRVKRGFTQIELAEMIHVSFHTILRWEKERRLPDASHLSALAETLDTTVGYLMGEETCDNADGSLWNFEKEAVVAVPLLDSSLVACAGWGFGDMDDVIPESSTSLFVAKDDLGRIGEQRPYAVKVEGDSMQEAGIPDGARITINPEEPVYNGDSILVKWGRRGDLAVKWYYEYKDHIELRSSNPGKYPPIIISKEEIAEEMDAGNMDFFRICGKVMSVSVIPKRGI